The Clupea harengus chromosome 6, Ch_v2.0.2, whole genome shotgun sequence genome contains a region encoding:
- the mtss1lb gene encoding protein MTSS 2 isoform X1 — MDVESVEKECGALGGLFQAIVNDMKCSYPVWEDFSAKATKLHSQLRTTVLAAVAFLDAFQKVADMATNTRGATRDIGSALTRMCMRHRSIEAKLRHFTNALMESLITPLQDRIEDWKKTANQLDKDHAKEYKRSRHEIKKKSSDTMKLQKKARKELQGRGDLQPQLDSAMQDVNDMYLLMEETEKQAVRRALVEERGRFCTFIGFLQPVVNGEIAMLGEITHLQAIIDDLTVLTTDPHKLPAASEQVIKDLKGSDYSWSYQTPPSSPSSSGSRKSSMCSSVNSAHSSASRSSGGSQTHSPSSSCRYRSLAQPPPGGAHRLSSVSSHDSGFISQDANVYSKPPSPMPSDITSQKSSSSASSEASETCQSVSECSSPTTDWSKQGACEQPLATTLQRRKEPMDRPREVEAAAGLHPEDPQRHRMTPASIAAKHGEEVSPAASDLAMVLTRGLSMEGQKSSRDSLQYSSGYSTQTTTPSCSEDTIPSQGSDYDCYSVNGDGEADGQTDFDKSSTIPRHSNIAQNYRRMIQTKRPASTAGLPSGMGAQGGGVGTPGTATIRRTPSTKPGVRRTLSNAGPIPIRPPIVPVKTPTVPDSPGGYPGPPVRVGSEECVFFTADDATAGALEYVKASPKRLSLPNTAWASGGGIEMSVYGHGGQHEEDQLLAANRHSLVEKIGELVASAHALGEGQFPFPSLPDDPPPGPTGQHQSRARAGEDMLVTIRRGIRLRKTVSNDRSAPRIL, encoded by the exons GAGCCACCCGGGACATTGGATCGGCGCTAACCAGAATGTGCATGAGGCATCGCAGCATCGAGGccaaactgcgccacttcaccAA CGCTCTGATGGAAAGCCTGATCACACCCCTTCAGGACCGCATTGAGGACTGGAAGAAGACTGCCAACCAGCTGGATAAAGACCACGCCAAAG AGTATAAGCGATCTCGTCACGAAATAAAGAAGAAGTCCTCCGACACCATGAAGCTGCAGAAGAAGGCCCGCAAAG AGCTGCAGG GCCGAGGGGACCTGCAGCCTCAGCTGGACAGTGCCATGCAGGACGTGAACGACATGTACCTGCTCATGGAGGAGACTGAGAAGCAGGCGGTGCGGCGCGccctggtggaggagaggggccgCTTCTGCACCTTCATCGGTTTCCTGCAGCCTGTGGTG AATGGAGAGATTGCTATGCTGGGAGAGATCACCCACCTTCAGGCCATTATTGATGACCTCACTGTGCTGACCACTGACCCCCACAAACTGCCTGCTGCCAGCGAGCAG GTAATCAAGGATCTGAAGGGCTCTGACTACAGCTGGAGCTACcagacccccccctcctcccccagcagCTCTGGATCCAGGAAGAGTAGCATGTGCAG CAGCGTGAACAGCGCCCACAGTAGCGCCTCTCGCTCGTCCGGAGGCTCGCAGACTCACTCACCCAGTTCGTCCTGTCGCTACCGCAGCCTGGCGCAGCCGCCACCAGGGGGAGCCCACCGCCTCAGCAGCGTCTCCTCGCACGACTCCGGCTTCATCTCGCAGGACGCCAATGTCTACTCCAAGCCTCCATCGCCCATGCCCTCAGACATAACCAGCCAA AAATCTTCAAGTTCGGCTTCCTCAGAGGCATCAGAGACCTgccagtcagtgagtgagtgcagcTCACCTACAACG GACTGGTCCAAGCAAGGGGCCTGTGAGCAGCCTTTAGCCACCACCCTTCAGAGGAGGAAAGAGCCCATGGACAGGCCCAGGGAGGTGGAGGCGGCCGCCGGTCTGCATCCCGAGGACCCACAGCGGCACAGGATGACCCCGGCCAGCATCGCTGCCAAG CACGGGGAGGAGGTGTCTCCTGCTGCGAGTGACCTGGCCATGGTGCTGACGCGTGGCCTGAGCATGGAGGGCCAGAAGAGCAGCCGCGACTCCCTGCAGTACTCCAGCGGCTACAGCACCCAGACCACCACCCCATCTTGCTCCGAGGACACCATCCCCTCTCAAG GGTCAGACTACGACTGCTACTCTGTGAACGGTGATGGCGAGGCAGATGGCCAGACTGACTTTGACAAGTCCTCCACCATCCCCCGCCACAGCAACATCGCCCAGAACTATCGGCGCATGATCCAGACCAAGCGGCCCGCCAGCACGGCTGGCCTGCCCAGTGGGATGGGTGCccagggtggaggggtgggcaCCCCAGGTACCGCCACCATCCGCCGCACCCCCTCCACCAAGCCTGGCGTGCGGCGCACCCTGTCCAACGCCGGGCCCATCCCCATTAGGCCGCCCATCGTGCCTGTGAAGACGCCCACTGTGCCAGACTCGCCGGGCGGCTACCCGGGTCCGCCGGTACGCGTGGGCAGCGAGGAGTGCGTGTTCTTCACGGCGGACGACGCCACGGCAGGGGCGCTGGAGTACGTCAAGGCCTCGCCCAAGCGCCTCAGCCTGCCGAACACGGCCTGGGCGAGCGGCGGCGGCATCGAGATGAGCGTCTACGGCCACGGCGGCCAGCATGAGGAGGACCAGCTGCTGGCTGCCAACCGCCACAGCCTGGTGGAGAAGATCGGCGAGCTGGTGGCCAGCGCCCACGCCCTGGGCGAAGGTCAGTTCCCATTCCCCTCACTGCCCGATGACCCGCCGCCGGGCCCTACCGGGCAGCACCAGTCCAGGGCGCGTGCCGGCGAGGACATGCTGGTGACCATCCGGCGTGGCATCCGACTCCGCAAGACCGTCTCCAACGACAGGTCAGCGCCGAGGATTTTGTGA
- the mtss1lb gene encoding protein MTSS 2 isoform X4: MDVESVEKECGALGGLFQAIVNDMKCSYPVWEDFSAKATKLHSQLRTTVLAAVAFLDAFQKVADMATNTRGATRDIGSALTRMCMRHRSIEAKLRHFTNALMESLITPLQDRIEDWKKTANQLDKDHAKEYKRSRHEIKKKSSDTMKLQKKARKGRGDLQPQLDSAMQDVNDMYLLMEETEKQAVRRALVEERGRFCTFIGFLQPVVNGEIAMLGEITHLQAIIDDLTVLTTDPHKLPAASEQVIKDLKGSDYSWSYQTPPSSPSSSGSRKSSMCSLAQPPPGGAHRLSSVSSHDSGFISQDANVYSKPPSPMPSDITSQKSSSSASSEASETCQSVSECSSPTTDWSKQGACEQPLATTLQRRKEPMDRPREVEAAAGLHPEDPQRHRMTPASIAAKHGEEVSPAASDLAMVLTRGLSMEGQKSSRDSLQYSSGYSTQTTTPSCSEDTIPSQGSDYDCYSVNGDGEADGQTDFDKSSTIPRHSNIAQNYRRMIQTKRPASTAGLPSGMGAQGGGVGTPGTATIRRTPSTKPGVRRTLSNAGPIPIRPPIVPVKTPTVPDSPGGYPGPPVRVGSEECVFFTADDATAGALEYVKASPKRLSLPNTAWASGGGIEMSVYGHGGQHEEDQLLAANRHSLVEKIGELVASAHALGEGQFPFPSLPDDPPPGPTGQHQSRARAGEDMLVTIRRGIRLRKTVSNDRSAPRIL; the protein is encoded by the exons GAGCCACCCGGGACATTGGATCGGCGCTAACCAGAATGTGCATGAGGCATCGCAGCATCGAGGccaaactgcgccacttcaccAA CGCTCTGATGGAAAGCCTGATCACACCCCTTCAGGACCGCATTGAGGACTGGAAGAAGACTGCCAACCAGCTGGATAAAGACCACGCCAAAG AGTATAAGCGATCTCGTCACGAAATAAAGAAGAAGTCCTCCGACACCATGAAGCTGCAGAAGAAGGCCCGCAAAG GCCGAGGGGACCTGCAGCCTCAGCTGGACAGTGCCATGCAGGACGTGAACGACATGTACCTGCTCATGGAGGAGACTGAGAAGCAGGCGGTGCGGCGCGccctggtggaggagaggggccgCTTCTGCACCTTCATCGGTTTCCTGCAGCCTGTGGTG AATGGAGAGATTGCTATGCTGGGAGAGATCACCCACCTTCAGGCCATTATTGATGACCTCACTGTGCTGACCACTGACCCCCACAAACTGCCTGCTGCCAGCGAGCAG GTAATCAAGGATCTGAAGGGCTCTGACTACAGCTGGAGCTACcagacccccccctcctcccccagcagCTCTGGATCCAGGAAGAGTAGCATGTGCAG CCTGGCGCAGCCGCCACCAGGGGGAGCCCACCGCCTCAGCAGCGTCTCCTCGCACGACTCCGGCTTCATCTCGCAGGACGCCAATGTCTACTCCAAGCCTCCATCGCCCATGCCCTCAGACATAACCAGCCAA AAATCTTCAAGTTCGGCTTCCTCAGAGGCATCAGAGACCTgccagtcagtgagtgagtgcagcTCACCTACAACG GACTGGTCCAAGCAAGGGGCCTGTGAGCAGCCTTTAGCCACCACCCTTCAGAGGAGGAAAGAGCCCATGGACAGGCCCAGGGAGGTGGAGGCGGCCGCCGGTCTGCATCCCGAGGACCCACAGCGGCACAGGATGACCCCGGCCAGCATCGCTGCCAAG CACGGGGAGGAGGTGTCTCCTGCTGCGAGTGACCTGGCCATGGTGCTGACGCGTGGCCTGAGCATGGAGGGCCAGAAGAGCAGCCGCGACTCCCTGCAGTACTCCAGCGGCTACAGCACCCAGACCACCACCCCATCTTGCTCCGAGGACACCATCCCCTCTCAAG GGTCAGACTACGACTGCTACTCTGTGAACGGTGATGGCGAGGCAGATGGCCAGACTGACTTTGACAAGTCCTCCACCATCCCCCGCCACAGCAACATCGCCCAGAACTATCGGCGCATGATCCAGACCAAGCGGCCCGCCAGCACGGCTGGCCTGCCCAGTGGGATGGGTGCccagggtggaggggtgggcaCCCCAGGTACCGCCACCATCCGCCGCACCCCCTCCACCAAGCCTGGCGTGCGGCGCACCCTGTCCAACGCCGGGCCCATCCCCATTAGGCCGCCCATCGTGCCTGTGAAGACGCCCACTGTGCCAGACTCGCCGGGCGGCTACCCGGGTCCGCCGGTACGCGTGGGCAGCGAGGAGTGCGTGTTCTTCACGGCGGACGACGCCACGGCAGGGGCGCTGGAGTACGTCAAGGCCTCGCCCAAGCGCCTCAGCCTGCCGAACACGGCCTGGGCGAGCGGCGGCGGCATCGAGATGAGCGTCTACGGCCACGGCGGCCAGCATGAGGAGGACCAGCTGCTGGCTGCCAACCGCCACAGCCTGGTGGAGAAGATCGGCGAGCTGGTGGCCAGCGCCCACGCCCTGGGCGAAGGTCAGTTCCCATTCCCCTCACTGCCCGATGACCCGCCGCCGGGCCCTACCGGGCAGCACCAGTCCAGGGCGCGTGCCGGCGAGGACATGCTGGTGACCATCCGGCGTGGCATCCGACTCCGCAAGACCGTCTCCAACGACAGGTCAGCGCCGAGGATTTTGTGA
- the mtss1lb gene encoding protein MTSS 2 isoform X3 produces MDVESVEKECGALGGLFQAIVNDMKCSYPVWEDFSAKATKLHSQLRTTVLAAVAFLDAFQKVADMATNTRGATRDIGSALTRMCMRHRSIEAKLRHFTNALMESLITPLQDRIEDWKKTANQLDKDHAKEYKRSRHEIKKKSSDTMKLQKKARKELQGRGDLQPQLDSAMQDVNDMYLLMEETEKQAVRRALVEERGRFCTFIGFLQPVVNGEIAMLGEITHLQAIIDDLTVLTTDPHKLPAASEQVIKDLKGSDYSWSYQTPPSSPSSSGSRKSSMCSLAQPPPGGAHRLSSVSSHDSGFISQDANVYSKPPSPMPSDITSQKSSSSASSEASETCQSVSECSSPTTDWSKQGACEQPLATTLQRRKEPMDRPREVEAAAGLHPEDPQRHRMTPASIAAKHGEEVSPAASDLAMVLTRGLSMEGQKSSRDSLQYSSGYSTQTTTPSCSEDTIPSQGSDYDCYSVNGDGEADGQTDFDKSSTIPRHSNIAQNYRRMIQTKRPASTAGLPSGMGAQGGGVGTPGTATIRRTPSTKPGVRRTLSNAGPIPIRPPIVPVKTPTVPDSPGGYPGPPVRVGSEECVFFTADDATAGALEYVKASPKRLSLPNTAWASGGGIEMSVYGHGGQHEEDQLLAANRHSLVEKIGELVASAHALGEGQFPFPSLPDDPPPGPTGQHQSRARAGEDMLVTIRRGIRLRKTVSNDRSAPRIL; encoded by the exons GAGCCACCCGGGACATTGGATCGGCGCTAACCAGAATGTGCATGAGGCATCGCAGCATCGAGGccaaactgcgccacttcaccAA CGCTCTGATGGAAAGCCTGATCACACCCCTTCAGGACCGCATTGAGGACTGGAAGAAGACTGCCAACCAGCTGGATAAAGACCACGCCAAAG AGTATAAGCGATCTCGTCACGAAATAAAGAAGAAGTCCTCCGACACCATGAAGCTGCAGAAGAAGGCCCGCAAAG AGCTGCAGG GCCGAGGGGACCTGCAGCCTCAGCTGGACAGTGCCATGCAGGACGTGAACGACATGTACCTGCTCATGGAGGAGACTGAGAAGCAGGCGGTGCGGCGCGccctggtggaggagaggggccgCTTCTGCACCTTCATCGGTTTCCTGCAGCCTGTGGTG AATGGAGAGATTGCTATGCTGGGAGAGATCACCCACCTTCAGGCCATTATTGATGACCTCACTGTGCTGACCACTGACCCCCACAAACTGCCTGCTGCCAGCGAGCAG GTAATCAAGGATCTGAAGGGCTCTGACTACAGCTGGAGCTACcagacccccccctcctcccccagcagCTCTGGATCCAGGAAGAGTAGCATGTGCAG CCTGGCGCAGCCGCCACCAGGGGGAGCCCACCGCCTCAGCAGCGTCTCCTCGCACGACTCCGGCTTCATCTCGCAGGACGCCAATGTCTACTCCAAGCCTCCATCGCCCATGCCCTCAGACATAACCAGCCAA AAATCTTCAAGTTCGGCTTCCTCAGAGGCATCAGAGACCTgccagtcagtgagtgagtgcagcTCACCTACAACG GACTGGTCCAAGCAAGGGGCCTGTGAGCAGCCTTTAGCCACCACCCTTCAGAGGAGGAAAGAGCCCATGGACAGGCCCAGGGAGGTGGAGGCGGCCGCCGGTCTGCATCCCGAGGACCCACAGCGGCACAGGATGACCCCGGCCAGCATCGCTGCCAAG CACGGGGAGGAGGTGTCTCCTGCTGCGAGTGACCTGGCCATGGTGCTGACGCGTGGCCTGAGCATGGAGGGCCAGAAGAGCAGCCGCGACTCCCTGCAGTACTCCAGCGGCTACAGCACCCAGACCACCACCCCATCTTGCTCCGAGGACACCATCCCCTCTCAAG GGTCAGACTACGACTGCTACTCTGTGAACGGTGATGGCGAGGCAGATGGCCAGACTGACTTTGACAAGTCCTCCACCATCCCCCGCCACAGCAACATCGCCCAGAACTATCGGCGCATGATCCAGACCAAGCGGCCCGCCAGCACGGCTGGCCTGCCCAGTGGGATGGGTGCccagggtggaggggtgggcaCCCCAGGTACCGCCACCATCCGCCGCACCCCCTCCACCAAGCCTGGCGTGCGGCGCACCCTGTCCAACGCCGGGCCCATCCCCATTAGGCCGCCCATCGTGCCTGTGAAGACGCCCACTGTGCCAGACTCGCCGGGCGGCTACCCGGGTCCGCCGGTACGCGTGGGCAGCGAGGAGTGCGTGTTCTTCACGGCGGACGACGCCACGGCAGGGGCGCTGGAGTACGTCAAGGCCTCGCCCAAGCGCCTCAGCCTGCCGAACACGGCCTGGGCGAGCGGCGGCGGCATCGAGATGAGCGTCTACGGCCACGGCGGCCAGCATGAGGAGGACCAGCTGCTGGCTGCCAACCGCCACAGCCTGGTGGAGAAGATCGGCGAGCTGGTGGCCAGCGCCCACGCCCTGGGCGAAGGTCAGTTCCCATTCCCCTCACTGCCCGATGACCCGCCGCCGGGCCCTACCGGGCAGCACCAGTCCAGGGCGCGTGCCGGCGAGGACATGCTGGTGACCATCCGGCGTGGCATCCGACTCCGCAAGACCGTCTCCAACGACAGGTCAGCGCCGAGGATTTTGTGA
- the mtss1lb gene encoding protein MTSS 2 isoform X2 — MDVESVEKECGALGGLFQAIVNDMKCSYPVWEDFSAKATKLHSQLRTTVLAAVAFLDAFQKVADMATNTRGATRDIGSALTRMCMRHRSIEAKLRHFTNALMESLITPLQDRIEDWKKTANQLDKDHAKEYKRSRHEIKKKSSDTMKLQKKARKGRGDLQPQLDSAMQDVNDMYLLMEETEKQAVRRALVEERGRFCTFIGFLQPVVNGEIAMLGEITHLQAIIDDLTVLTTDPHKLPAASEQVIKDLKGSDYSWSYQTPPSSPSSSGSRKSSMCSSVNSAHSSASRSSGGSQTHSPSSSCRYRSLAQPPPGGAHRLSSVSSHDSGFISQDANVYSKPPSPMPSDITSQKSSSSASSEASETCQSVSECSSPTTDWSKQGACEQPLATTLQRRKEPMDRPREVEAAAGLHPEDPQRHRMTPASIAAKHGEEVSPAASDLAMVLTRGLSMEGQKSSRDSLQYSSGYSTQTTTPSCSEDTIPSQGSDYDCYSVNGDGEADGQTDFDKSSTIPRHSNIAQNYRRMIQTKRPASTAGLPSGMGAQGGGVGTPGTATIRRTPSTKPGVRRTLSNAGPIPIRPPIVPVKTPTVPDSPGGYPGPPVRVGSEECVFFTADDATAGALEYVKASPKRLSLPNTAWASGGGIEMSVYGHGGQHEEDQLLAANRHSLVEKIGELVASAHALGEGQFPFPSLPDDPPPGPTGQHQSRARAGEDMLVTIRRGIRLRKTVSNDRSAPRIL; from the exons GAGCCACCCGGGACATTGGATCGGCGCTAACCAGAATGTGCATGAGGCATCGCAGCATCGAGGccaaactgcgccacttcaccAA CGCTCTGATGGAAAGCCTGATCACACCCCTTCAGGACCGCATTGAGGACTGGAAGAAGACTGCCAACCAGCTGGATAAAGACCACGCCAAAG AGTATAAGCGATCTCGTCACGAAATAAAGAAGAAGTCCTCCGACACCATGAAGCTGCAGAAGAAGGCCCGCAAAG GCCGAGGGGACCTGCAGCCTCAGCTGGACAGTGCCATGCAGGACGTGAACGACATGTACCTGCTCATGGAGGAGACTGAGAAGCAGGCGGTGCGGCGCGccctggtggaggagaggggccgCTTCTGCACCTTCATCGGTTTCCTGCAGCCTGTGGTG AATGGAGAGATTGCTATGCTGGGAGAGATCACCCACCTTCAGGCCATTATTGATGACCTCACTGTGCTGACCACTGACCCCCACAAACTGCCTGCTGCCAGCGAGCAG GTAATCAAGGATCTGAAGGGCTCTGACTACAGCTGGAGCTACcagacccccccctcctcccccagcagCTCTGGATCCAGGAAGAGTAGCATGTGCAG CAGCGTGAACAGCGCCCACAGTAGCGCCTCTCGCTCGTCCGGAGGCTCGCAGACTCACTCACCCAGTTCGTCCTGTCGCTACCGCAGCCTGGCGCAGCCGCCACCAGGGGGAGCCCACCGCCTCAGCAGCGTCTCCTCGCACGACTCCGGCTTCATCTCGCAGGACGCCAATGTCTACTCCAAGCCTCCATCGCCCATGCCCTCAGACATAACCAGCCAA AAATCTTCAAGTTCGGCTTCCTCAGAGGCATCAGAGACCTgccagtcagtgagtgagtgcagcTCACCTACAACG GACTGGTCCAAGCAAGGGGCCTGTGAGCAGCCTTTAGCCACCACCCTTCAGAGGAGGAAAGAGCCCATGGACAGGCCCAGGGAGGTGGAGGCGGCCGCCGGTCTGCATCCCGAGGACCCACAGCGGCACAGGATGACCCCGGCCAGCATCGCTGCCAAG CACGGGGAGGAGGTGTCTCCTGCTGCGAGTGACCTGGCCATGGTGCTGACGCGTGGCCTGAGCATGGAGGGCCAGAAGAGCAGCCGCGACTCCCTGCAGTACTCCAGCGGCTACAGCACCCAGACCACCACCCCATCTTGCTCCGAGGACACCATCCCCTCTCAAG GGTCAGACTACGACTGCTACTCTGTGAACGGTGATGGCGAGGCAGATGGCCAGACTGACTTTGACAAGTCCTCCACCATCCCCCGCCACAGCAACATCGCCCAGAACTATCGGCGCATGATCCAGACCAAGCGGCCCGCCAGCACGGCTGGCCTGCCCAGTGGGATGGGTGCccagggtggaggggtgggcaCCCCAGGTACCGCCACCATCCGCCGCACCCCCTCCACCAAGCCTGGCGTGCGGCGCACCCTGTCCAACGCCGGGCCCATCCCCATTAGGCCGCCCATCGTGCCTGTGAAGACGCCCACTGTGCCAGACTCGCCGGGCGGCTACCCGGGTCCGCCGGTACGCGTGGGCAGCGAGGAGTGCGTGTTCTTCACGGCGGACGACGCCACGGCAGGGGCGCTGGAGTACGTCAAGGCCTCGCCCAAGCGCCTCAGCCTGCCGAACACGGCCTGGGCGAGCGGCGGCGGCATCGAGATGAGCGTCTACGGCCACGGCGGCCAGCATGAGGAGGACCAGCTGCTGGCTGCCAACCGCCACAGCCTGGTGGAGAAGATCGGCGAGCTGGTGGCCAGCGCCCACGCCCTGGGCGAAGGTCAGTTCCCATTCCCCTCACTGCCCGATGACCCGCCGCCGGGCCCTACCGGGCAGCACCAGTCCAGGGCGCGTGCCGGCGAGGACATGCTGGTGACCATCCGGCGTGGCATCCGACTCCGCAAGACCGTCTCCAACGACAGGTCAGCGCCGAGGATTTTGTGA